In one Acomys russatus chromosome 15, mAcoRus1.1, whole genome shotgun sequence genomic region, the following are encoded:
- the Pabpc4l gene encoding polyadenylate-binding protein 4-like — protein MSVEPKYRAASLYVGDLHEDVTEDMLFMKFNTVGPVLSIRICRDIVSSRSLGYAYVNFLQLDDAQKALDTMNFDLIKGKSIRLMWSQRDAYLRKSGIGNVFIKNLDKSIDNKTLYEHFSPFGKILSSKVMSDDEGSRGYGFVHYQDQSAADRAIEEMNGKLLKEGSLFVARFKSRKDREAELSENTSEFTNVYIKNFGDDMDDERLREIFRKYGQTLSVKVMKDANGKSKGFGFVSFDSHEAAKNAVEEMNGQDVNGQTIFVGRAQRKVERQAELKEKFEEMKRERIRARQAAKLYIKNLDETIDDETLRREFSSFGSICRVKVMQEAGQSKGFGLICFFSPEAAAKAMAEMNGRILGSKPLNIALGQKH, from the coding sequence atgaGTGTGGAGCCCAAGTACCGTGCAGCTTCCCTGTACGTGGGCGACCTCCACGAAGATGTCACTGAGGACATGCTGTTCATGAAGTTCAACACAGTGGGGCCAGTGTTGTCCATCCGCATCTGCAGGGACATTGTTTCCAGTCGTTCACTAGGCTATGCCTACGTCAATTTCCTCCAGCTGGATGATGCCCAGAAGGCCCTGGACACCATGAACTTTGACTTAATCAAAGGTAAATCCATCCGTCTCATGTGGTCTCAAAGAGATGCCTACCTAAGGAAATCGGGAATTGGGAATGTGTTTATCAAGAATCTGGACAAATCCATTGATAACAAAACCTTATATGAACACTTCTCACCTTTTGGAAAGATCCTGTCCTCCAAGGTGATGAGCGACGACGAAGGCTCCAGGGGCTATGGCTTCGTGCACTACCAGGACCAGAGTGCCGCAGACAGGGCCATTGAGGAGATGAACGGGAAGCTGCTAAAGGAAGGCTCCTTGTTTGTGGCCAGGTTCAAAAGCCGCAAGGATCGGGAGGCTGAGCTCAGTGAGAACACCAGCGAATTCACTAATGTATACATCAAAAACTTCGGAGATGATATGGACGATGAGAGGCTCAGAGAAATTTTCAGGAAATACGGCCAAACTTTGAGCGTTAAGGTGATGAAAGATGCCAATGGGAAGTCCAAAGGCTTTGGGTTTGTGAGTTTTGATAGCCACGAGGCTGCAAAAAATGCAGTTGAAGAAATGAACGGACAGGACGTAAACGGGCAGACGATTTTTGTAGGCAGAGCCCAGAGGAAGGTAGAACGCCAGGCTGAGTTAAAGGAAAAGTTTGAGGAGATGAAACGGGAAAGAATCCGGGCGCGTCAAGCGGCGAAACTCTACATTAAGAACCTGGATGAAACCATCGATGATGAGACACTGCGCAGGGAATTTTCCTCCTTTGGGTCCATTTGCCGAGTTAAGGTGATGCAGGAAGCAGGACAGAGCAAAGGGTTTGGCCTTATCTGCTTTTTCTCTCCCGAGGCAGCTGCTAAAGCCATGGCTGAGATGAATGGCCGCATCCTGGGCTCCAAACCCCTCAACATTGCACTGGGTCAGAAGCACTAA